The Haloprofundus salinisoli region CGACACGTCGACGTCCGCTTGGAGAAGCGACCGCTGAATCTCCCTGACGACCGCCTCCACGTCCTCCTCGCTGAGGCGGGTCTTCCCTCGCAGCGTCTCCAACGTGCCGCGGAGGGAGCTTCCGAGATTGTCGAGTACCATTTGCTCACAGTACGCCACCGAACCGGTAAAGGCTTTATTCGTCGCGCCGCGCCGACTCGGGTCGATAGAGGTCGCGGGACGCGGCCGGAGACGACGGGGGAAAACACTCACGAGAACCGACTCGAACCGAGATTTATCCCCGAGGGCGATGCTATCTTCCCTATGGCGAACGACGAAGACGCTGGCCGCGAAGTGGCCGACGACGACCGACCGACTGGCGCCGACGCGACGCACGACGAGGAGCAGTCCGTCGGCGGCGACAGCACGACGGGATGGGAGGAGGCCGGGCGGATGGAGCTCAACCCGGACGCCTTCCTCGAAGCCGAGGACGGCTACGCCATCGAGTGTCCCGAGTGCGGGTCGCAGACGCCGTTTATGCGGATCGCCGAGACCGGCCGCTGCGACGGGTACCGGGGCGACACCGTCCAGTGTAGCGCGCTGCTGCGCGTCGAACTCGCGTGGAAGTCCGAGGGCGAACCGGAGTAGCCGCCAAACACCCGTCGAACGGGGAGCCGCCGAACGAAGTAGCCGCCGAACGAGGTACGGGTAGGCTATCCCGACGACCCGGCGTCAGTCGCCGCGTCGGCGTCGAACCCGCCCCCGAAGCGCCGTCGAACCCACCGGCGGACGGACCACTCGGCCAACGCGAACGCGAATACGAAGAGCAGACCGAACGGCCACAGAAGCGACGCGGGCGTGCCGACGGAGTCGCCCGCGCCCGGACTCCGGAGGAAGAAGAACACCTCGAACGCCGCGAGCGACAGCGGCGCGACGAGTCGGCGCGAGAGCGCGAGTGCGACCGGCACGCCGACGAGCATCACTGGGCCGCCGAGGACGTACAGCGCGGTCTGGACCGTCGTCCAGGTCTCAGTTCCAGCCTGCTCGAAGACGACCCCGAACCCGTCCGACGCCGGGAGGAGGAGCCACGCGAGCGCCGTCCACGCGACGCCCGCGGCGACGCCGACAAGGAGCGACCGCTCGGTCCGCGCGGCGAGTCGACGGCGGCCGCGACCGCTCGCCCGACGAACCGCGTACTCGACGCCGGCGACGGCGACTAAGAGCGGCGCTGTGAACAGCGAGAGCCCCGGTACCGCCGGGTCGGCGAGCCAGCCGACGGCGACGGCGACGACGGCGAGCGGAACGGGCGAGAAGACGCCGAGGAAACGGTAGAGAACCGCGGCGAGTGCGAGTAGCACGACGAGCGAACTCGCAGCGGCAACGACCGACGGACCGCTGTTGCCGACTGCGATAGCGATGTCGAACCCGAGCGTGAGCGTCAACAGTGCCCCGAGTACGACAGTCGTCCGCGAGACCGAGGGGAGGGCGACCATGCCGAACGGTCACCTCATTTACATATAGCTGTTGCTCACCGGTGAGAAACGAGAGAGGACTGCCGAGCGCTACTCCTCGTCTTCGAGGAGGCTCGCGACGAGCTCTTCGGGGATGAACCGCTCGATGTCGTCGTACTCCTGGCCGGTGCCGAGGAAGAGAATCGGCTTGCCGGTGACGTAGGCGATGGAGATGGCCGCGCCGCCCGAGGAGTCGGCGTCGGCTTTCGTCAGAATCGCACCGTCGATCTCGGCGGTCTCGTCGAACTTCTTCGCGCGCTGGACCGCGTCCTGTCCGGCGACGGCCTCGTCGACGAACAGCGTCATGTCCGGGCCGACGACGCGGTCGATCTTCTCCAATTGCGCCATCAGGTCGTTGGAGGTGTGGAGCCGACCGGCGGTGTCGCCGAGGACGATGTCGATGTCGTGGGCCTCGGCGTACTCGACGCCGTCGTAGATGACCGCCGCCGGATCGCCGCCCTGCTCGTGGGCGATGAGCTTCCGGTCGAGGTTCTCGGCGTGCTTGCGAATCTGCTCGTTCGCGCCGGCGCGGTACGTGTCGCCGTTGGCGAGCACCGTCGAGTAGCCCTGCTTCTCGAAGTACTCCGAGAGCTTGGCGATGCTCGTCGTCTTTCCGACGCCATTGACGCCGGTGAAGATGATGGTGACGGGCTTGTCGGCCTCGGCGATACGCTGGTCGAAATCGAACTGGCCGACGCTGATGACGTCGAGCAGCGCGTCGTGTAACGCCTCCTCGACGAGTTGCGCGGTCGTCTGCACCTGCTTGCGTGTGGTGCCGAGCATCTTCTCGCGGATCGTGTCGAGCATCTGCTCGGCGACGCCCATCTCGACGTCGCTCTGGAGCAGCGCCATCTCCAGTTCCCACAGCGGCTGTTCGAGGTCCTCCTCCTCGATGATGATGCGACCGGTGGCGAACGCCGCCGCACGCTTCAGTCGACCGGGACCCGAGCGCTCTTCCTCCTGTTCGTCGACGGACTCGTCGGGAACCGGTTCGGGAGACGACTCCGCGGTCTCGTCGGCGACGGCCTCGGCGGCGTCGGCCTCGGCGGCGTCGGCCTCGGCGGCGA contains the following coding sequences:
- the ftsY gene encoding signal recognition particle-docking protein FtsY gives rise to the protein MFDGLKKKLNSFREDVEETAEEKAEAEGVEAADAETDAVDADAAETAEPADASAESVADTETNDAVENGATETSDPVRTSARGAEADTVAEATETAEPDESAPSAQAVAAEADAAEADAAEAVADETAESSPEPVPDESVDEQEEERSGPGRLKRAAAFATGRIIIEEEDLEQPLWELEMALLQSDVEMGVAEQMLDTIREKMLGTTRKQVQTTAQLVEEALHDALLDVISVGQFDFDQRIAEADKPVTIIFTGVNGVGKTTSIAKLSEYFEKQGYSTVLANGDTYRAGANEQIRKHAENLDRKLIAHEQGGDPAAVIYDGVEYAEAHDIDIVLGDTAGRLHTSNDLMAQLEKIDRVVGPDMTLFVDEAVAGQDAVQRAKKFDETAEIDGAILTKADADSSGGAAISIAYVTGKPILFLGTGQEYDDIERFIPEELVASLLEDEE